One genomic region from Deinococcus fonticola encodes:
- a CDS encoding DNA gyrase subunit B, which yields MTQTEELTATLENETDTQEQVSEIQQITEAERQKAKADYTAADIQVLEGMDAVRKRPGMYVQGGTGIDGYHQLLTEIIDNAIDEGLAGYATEVHITMHEDGSATVIDNGRGVPVDIMKGKNRPAIEVIYSELHAGGKFGGGAYKVSGGLHGVGSTVVNALSTFLDVVVNKGGKLHHVRFEQGNLVQPLEVLGDTPRDVKWSTKLTFHPDPGIFKEFKNEFDYNRIRNRMRELAYLTGLKIVLRDERKELHGGEIKEEVLHEKGGIANFARALVTDTDKLLYDQPVTMAGNHSDVNVRVAFIHANTYASDNILTYANMIRTRDGGTPITGFKMAYTRVLNKYAKEKNLIKAGNPLPSGDDLLEGIYCVVSVEVGDPQFESQAKVKLLNSEAQTAVNAIVGEKFAEFLEENPKVGKTIVEKAAEAARARDAARKARDLVRRANPLENDDLPGKLADCSSQDPSESELFIVEGNSAGGSAKGGRERRFQAILPLRGKILNVEKAELNKILKNAEIRSLIGAIGAGVEGTGDRMHFDLSNLRYHKIVIMTDADMDGGHITTLLLTFFFRYMRPIVEHGYLYIAQPPLYKITVGAQTKNNKGTYLFTNEELKVHVAQANKDGKKYEIQRFKGLGEMNAEQLWETTMNPETRVLKKVSIDDLIIANEIFDALMGSDVAPRKEFIRENARFAEISV from the coding sequence ATGACGCAAACCGAAGAACTGACGGCTACCCTGGAAAACGAGACCGACACGCAGGAACAGGTCAGTGAAATCCAGCAGATCACCGAGGCCGAGCGCCAGAAAGCCAAGGCCGATTACACCGCCGCCGACATTCAGGTGCTTGAGGGCATGGACGCCGTGCGTAAGCGCCCCGGCATGTACGTGCAGGGCGGCACGGGTATCGACGGTTACCACCAGCTGCTGACCGAAATCATCGACAACGCCATCGACGAGGGCCTGGCCGGGTACGCCACCGAAGTGCACATCACCATGCACGAGGACGGCTCAGCCACGGTCATCGACAACGGGCGCGGCGTGCCGGTCGACATTATGAAAGGCAAGAACCGCCCGGCCATCGAGGTCATCTACAGCGAACTGCACGCCGGGGGCAAGTTCGGCGGCGGGGCTTACAAGGTGTCCGGCGGCCTGCACGGCGTGGGTTCCACCGTGGTGAACGCGCTCTCCACATTCCTGGATGTGGTTGTAAACAAGGGCGGAAAACTGCACCACGTCCGCTTTGAGCAGGGCAACCTGGTGCAACCCCTGGAAGTGCTCGGGGACACGCCCAGAGACGTGAAGTGGTCGACGAAACTGACCTTTCACCCGGATCCCGGCATCTTCAAGGAGTTCAAGAACGAGTTCGATTACAACCGCATTCGCAACCGCATGCGCGAACTCGCCTACCTGACCGGCCTGAAGATCGTGCTGCGTGACGAGCGCAAGGAACTGCACGGCGGCGAGATCAAGGAGGAGGTGCTGCACGAGAAGGGCGGCATCGCCAACTTTGCCCGCGCCCTGGTGACCGACACCGACAAGCTGCTGTACGACCAGCCCGTGACCATGGCTGGCAACCACAGCGACGTGAACGTGCGCGTGGCCTTCATTCACGCCAACACCTACGCGTCGGACAACATCCTGACCTACGCCAACATGATCCGCACCCGCGACGGCGGCACGCCCATCACAGGGTTCAAGATGGCCTACACCCGCGTGCTGAACAAGTACGCCAAAGAGAAAAACCTGATCAAGGCCGGGAACCCCCTGCCCAGCGGCGACGACCTGCTCGAAGGCATCTACTGTGTGGTCAGCGTGGAAGTGGGCGACCCCCAGTTCGAGTCTCAGGCCAAGGTCAAACTGCTGAACAGCGAGGCGCAGACCGCCGTGAACGCCATCGTCGGCGAGAAGTTCGCGGAGTTCCTTGAAGAGAACCCCAAAGTCGGCAAGACCATCGTCGAGAAGGCTGCCGAGGCCGCCCGCGCCCGTGACGCCGCCCGCAAGGCCCGTGACCTGGTGCGCCGCGCCAACCCGCTTGAAAACGACGACCTGCCCGGCAAACTCGCGGACTGCTCCAGCCAGGATCCCAGCGAATCCGAACTGTTCATCGTGGAAGGGAACTCCGCCGGCGGCAGCGCCAAGGGCGGACGTGAACGCCGCTTCCAGGCCATTTTGCCCCTGCGCGGCAAGATCCTGAACGTCGAGAAGGCCGAGCTGAACAAGATCCTGAAAAACGCCGAAATCCGCAGCCTGATCGGCGCCATCGGCGCGGGCGTGGAAGGCACGGGCGACCGCATGCACTTCGACCTGTCGAACCTGCGCTACCACAAGATCGTCATCATGACCGACGCCGACATGGACGGCGGCCACATCACCACGCTGCTGCTGACTTTCTTCTTCCGGTACATGCGCCCCATCGTCGAGCACGGTTACCTGTACATCGCCCAGCCGCCGCTGTACAAGATCACCGTGGGCGCACAGACGAAGAACAACAAGGGCACGTACCTGTTCACCAACGAGGAACTCAAAGTACACGTGGCGCAGGCCAACAAAGACGGCAAGAAGTACGAAATCCAGCGCTTCAAGGGGCTGGGCGAAATGAACGCCGAGCAACTCTGGGAAACCACCATGAACCCCGAGACCCGCGTGCTGAAAAAGGTCAGCATTGACGACCTGATCATCGCCAACGAGATTTTCGACGCCCTGATGGGCAGCGACGTGGCTCCTCGCAAGGAATTCATCCGCGAGAATGCCCGCTTCGCTGAAATCAGCGTGTAA
- a CDS encoding LysM peptidoglycan-binding domain-containing protein, protein MRRPFLLFSLCLTLCAADVWAAPASVTVKKGDTLYSLSRRHGLSVQHLRDLNGLPDNKIAVGQVLKLSGPPTTPQAPGKPAAPVPPKAQAAAPVLAKKSPAKKSPAQQSPAKIPPTPTKAPAALKRNAQGDVIYTVKSGDSLGKIAARHRTSVAHLKALNGLTSSAIQAGQTLRLTGAPLRPKGPAQAVKPAPTVKPAVKPPVKPPAKILARPAPTPAVRWYTVKSGDTLGKIAERHAITVRHLQALNGLKGTTIQAGQQLKLSGPASAQVARTPVKPVSAQPTRYTVKSGDTLGKIAGQYGVSVAAIQGANHLKGDVIALGQRLTIPARGGTPVKLPPALPPGMEARLVYTYERVKPGETPDGFAARFNVTAAQVRGLNALSTVNQIVPGAKLLVPRKMAVPIPPAPRTPPVTYRSVTVQGVNVQVIRVDLRHRNVLVAPVLPTRGLNFGTGATVRSLTNTSGARALVNGSYFHPHTYAPAGDIVMQGRLLTWGRIPAALAITPDNRASIQGTGRGFFTRPGDTTWAGMETVIATGPRIVQGGNVASTFSSIFRDPAVFGAAARSAIGLASSRDLLLVSTHTKVSVGQMGRIMATLGARDALLLDGGSSAGLSWNGSVVLDSIRKVSYGIGVFTNYTGRRYAR, encoded by the coding sequence ATGCGTCGCCCTTTTCTGCTGTTTTCTCTTTGCCTGACCCTGTGTGCCGCAGACGTTTGGGCGGCCCCGGCCAGTGTGACGGTCAAGAAGGGGGATACCCTGTACAGCCTCTCACGCCGGCACGGGCTGAGCGTGCAGCACCTGCGTGACCTTAATGGCCTGCCAGACAACAAGATCGCCGTGGGGCAGGTGCTTAAGCTGAGTGGGCCGCCCACCACACCCCAAGCCCCTGGAAAGCCAGCAGCCCCTGTACCGCCAAAAGCCCAGGCCGCCGCCCCAGTCCTGGCAAAGAAAAGCCCAGCGAAAAAAAGTCCAGCACAACAAAGCCCGGCGAAAATTCCGCCCACGCCCACCAAAGCGCCGGCGGCCCTGAAACGCAACGCGCAGGGCGACGTGATTTATACCGTGAAAAGTGGCGATTCGCTGGGCAAGATTGCCGCGCGGCACCGCACCAGCGTCGCTCATTTGAAGGCCCTGAACGGCCTGACGAGCAGCGCCATTCAGGCGGGGCAGACCCTGCGCCTGACCGGAGCGCCGCTCAGGCCGAAAGGGCCGGCGCAGGCAGTGAAGCCCGCGCCCACTGTGAAGCCGGCCGTGAAGCCTCCAGTGAAGCCGCCCGCGAAAATCCTGGCCAGGCCCGCGCCGACCCCGGCGGTGAGGTGGTACACCGTGAAAAGCGGCGATACCCTAGGCAAAATCGCGGAACGCCACGCCATCACCGTGCGGCACCTGCAGGCGCTCAACGGCCTGAAGGGCACCACCATTCAGGCCGGGCAGCAACTGAAACTCAGCGGCCCGGCCTCCGCCCAGGTCGCCCGCACACCCGTCAAACCGGTGAGCGCGCAGCCCACCCGTTACACCGTGAAAAGCGGCGATACCCTCGGCAAAATTGCGGGCCAGTACGGGGTCAGCGTGGCGGCCATTCAGGGCGCCAACCACCTGAAGGGTGACGTGATCGCGCTGGGGCAGCGCCTCACCATTCCTGCCAGGGGGGGCACTCCCGTCAAACTCCCCCCGGCCCTGCCGCCCGGCATGGAAGCCCGCCTGGTGTACACCTACGAGCGCGTCAAACCCGGCGAGACCCCGGACGGTTTCGCAGCCCGCTTCAACGTGACTGCTGCGCAGGTTCGCGGCCTCAACGCCCTGAGTACCGTCAACCAGATTGTCCCCGGCGCGAAACTCCTGGTGCCGCGCAAAATGGCGGTGCCCATTCCGCCGGCCCCGCGCACGCCGCCCGTCACTTACCGCAGCGTCACCGTGCAGGGAGTGAATGTGCAGGTCATTCGGGTGGACTTACGCCACCGCAACGTGCTGGTCGCCCCGGTGTTGCCCACGCGCGGCCTGAACTTCGGCACGGGGGCCACGGTGCGCAGCCTCACCAACACCAGCGGCGCCCGCGCCCTCGTGAACGGCAGTTACTTTCACCCACACACCTACGCGCCCGCCGGGGACATCGTGATGCAGGGCCGCCTGCTCACCTGGGGCCGCATTCCCGCCGCGCTGGCCATCACGCCGGACAACCGCGCCAGCATTCAGGGCACCGGACGCGGCTTTTTCACCCGGCCCGGCGACACCACCTGGGCGGGCATGGAAACGGTCATCGCCACCGGCCCGCGCATCGTTCAGGGCGGCAACGTGGCCAGCACCTTCAGCAGTATCTTCCGCGACCCGGCTGTCTTCGGGGCGGCCGCCCGCAGCGCCATCGGCCTGGCCAGCAGCCGCGACCTATTGCTGGTCAGCACGCACACCAAAGTCAGCGTGGGCCAGATGGG
- a CDS encoding vWA domain-containing protein, producing MHHARQLCLLLLLTAPLTGPAGATPPQPSGTAPGAAVAASARPSPAEPSSDALPNPFQPRPGPQSPPAATTRTSATASAAPCALPVGPLPGATRAVIVLDTSGSMRGIGDGQANIFGKVKDSIARYVHSAQPDQLELITFDGGLRTRRSYALPGDQPRFDTDLRALQADGRNTYLYRSLQAALTPLTGADRYLTNVFVLTDGIDNDRRRTETARSAVNAFRGRGPLDTLTYIALGTQIPADARDALNSSDYATGLTLPVGQVPTLARLGTHVQRVTDAAHIPVPFRDGTTVTLAPNAAGVGLTQPLVQGGEVALHLPARLPHGTPALLCSVPSPTENVVFPRPQRLLLDLNVGKEGSGLLWLNPGADLALAPGEAAVLRYRALNGTLLAGSLLDSAALRLPPTPGGIDATLEHQPGAHEFAVRLVNTGTLKAQILTPQLQLATGQPGRGQQGMGRLIDLPSVTLQPGNAPAGTPGRTPLTTNTPATTTSGVQPWRWLLWLLSLLALCAAGWWFLSRSRRKTRRARRPLPTVSGVPAPTIQGIEYREDRTLALVSGDGDVSSIAAPLGGPFDLGRLARVPLLSGLRAEQHLDGLKILNIPGDLEVSQGGRLIVTGDEIRPGTLLGVEVARQARAPHAPLGSLVGLGLPLTLKPDGVTLHIQGPYGTHALTLQLGVTDLGDAFNAPAFAGLKFSTSGPNILLADVPDGMTLTRQGESAPLRPGTYLSGETVISIPTNE from the coding sequence ATGCACCACGCCCGCCAACTCTGTCTGCTTCTGCTGCTGACTGCCCCCCTGACCGGCCCAGCCGGAGCGACCCCGCCCCAGCCGAGCGGCACGGCCCCCGGTGCGGCCGTTGCTGCGTCCGCCAGACCCTCGCCCGCCGAACCCTCCTCCGACGCGCTGCCCAATCCCTTCCAGCCCCGACCAGGGCCGCAGAGCCCCCCGGCCGCGACCACCCGGACATCAGCCACAGCATCAGCCGCCCCCTGCGCCCTGCCGGTCGGGCCGCTACCGGGCGCCACCCGCGCCGTCATCGTGCTGGATACCAGCGGCAGCATGCGCGGCATCGGGGACGGGCAGGCGAACATCTTCGGGAAGGTCAAGGACAGCATCGCCAGGTATGTACACTCGGCGCAGCCCGACCAGCTGGAACTGATCACTTTCGACGGCGGCCTGCGCACCCGCCGCAGCTACGCCCTGCCTGGCGACCAGCCGCGCTTCGACACGGACCTCCGGGCTTTGCAGGCCGACGGGCGCAACACCTACCTGTACCGCAGCCTGCAGGCCGCCCTGACCCCCCTGACGGGCGCGGACAGATACCTGACCAACGTGTTCGTCCTGACCGACGGCATCGACAATGACCGCCGCCGCACCGAGACGGCCCGGAGTGCCGTGAACGCCTTCCGGGGCCGCGGGCCGCTGGATACGCTGACCTACATTGCCCTGGGAACCCAGATTCCCGCCGACGCCAGAGACGCGCTGAACAGCAGCGATTACGCCACGGGCCTGACCCTCCCGGTGGGGCAGGTGCCGACCCTGGCCCGCCTCGGCACGCACGTTCAGCGCGTCACAGACGCGGCGCACATTCCCGTCCCGTTCCGTGACGGCACCACCGTGACCCTCGCCCCGAACGCGGCCGGCGTAGGTCTCACGCAACCCCTTGTCCAGGGCGGCGAGGTGGCCCTACACCTTCCTGCCCGCCTGCCCCACGGCACGCCGGCACTGCTCTGCAGCGTGCCCAGCCCCACCGAAAATGTCGTGTTTCCCCGCCCGCAGCGCCTGCTGCTCGACCTGAACGTGGGCAAAGAAGGCAGCGGGCTGCTGTGGCTGAACCCCGGCGCTGACCTGGCCCTCGCCCCCGGCGAGGCGGCGGTGCTGCGTTACCGCGCCCTGAACGGCACGTTGCTGGCCGGCTCGCTGCTGGACAGCGCGGCCCTGCGCCTGCCCCCGACACCGGGGGGCATCGACGCTACGCTGGAGCACCAACCCGGCGCCCACGAGTTCGCGGTGCGCTTGGTCAATACCGGCACCCTGAAAGCGCAGATCCTGACGCCACAACTGCAACTGGCCACGGGCCAGCCGGGTAGAGGCCAACAGGGAATGGGCCGCCTCATCGACCTGCCCAGCGTGACCCTGCAACCCGGCAACGCGCCCGCCGGAACGCCTGGGCGCACGCCCCTGACCACGAATACGCCCGCCACGACTACCTCTGGCGTGCAGCCCTGGCGCTGGCTGCTGTGGCTGCTGTCCCTGCTGGCCCTTTGTGCCGCCGGGTGGTGGTTCCTGTCGCGTTCCCGGCGCAAGACCCGCCGCGCGCGCCGGCCGCTGCCCACCGTCAGCGGCGTTCCTGCCCCCACCATTCAGGGCATCGAGTACCGCGAGGATCGCACTCTGGCACTGGTCAGCGGCGACGGGGACGTGAGCAGTATCGCCGCGCCCCTCGGCGGGCCGTTTGACCTGGGCCGCCTGGCCCGCGTGCCCCTGCTCAGCGGTCTGCGGGCTGAACAGCACCTTGACGGCCTGAAAATCCTGAACATTCCCGGCGACCTGGAAGTCAGTCAGGGTGGCCGCCTGATCGTGACCGGGGACGAAATCCGCCCCGGCACGCTGCTCGGCGTGGAGGTCGCCCGGCAGGCGCGCGCGCCCCACGCGCCGCTCGGCTCGCTGGTGGGGCTGGGCTTACCCCTCACCCTGAAACCCGACGGCGTGACCCTCCACATCCAGGGGCCATACGGCACGCACGCCCTGACGCTGCAACTCGGCGTGACCGACCTCGGCGACGCCTTCAATGCCCCCGCCTTCGCCGGACTGAAATTCAGCACCAGCGGCCCCAATATCCTGCTGGCCGACGTTCCGGACGGCATGACCCTCACCCGGCAGGGCGAGAGCGCCCCGCTGCGGCCCGGCACGTACCTCAGCGGAGAAACCGTCATTAGCATTCCTACCAACGAGTAA
- a CDS encoding acetyl-CoA hydrolase/transferase family protein, which yields MKAQKALNTMSESQIKALLESRRLPDDARVIMSGNQAVPWRLLHLLDETLPTYRLSGLNAPQGLPRRDGVTYETSFVGAGMRGSARLVYIPARLSMVPILFGTTRKPEVLLIHTSTPRNGKVSLGVEVNILPAAIEACRKGGGLIIAQMNRQMPYTFGDGEYDTDIFDAILEVDEPLPTPPARTGQAPDAAQSAMKIGERVSSRVQNGATMQLGIGEVPDAVLQGLTGLKNLGVWSEMFSDGVLSLLHAGALDPDRKIISSFAFGSEELYRWMDGNDQIRMLRTETTNAPTEISKQPGMTSVNTALQVDLFAQANASRINARIFSGFGGQTDFIVGALHAPGGQAIMALRSWHPKAQVSTIVPILREPTTSFQPTAVITEQGTAEILGYDEKRQAAMLIEHAAHPNAREFLWYEARKLGLT from the coding sequence ATGAAAGCTCAGAAAGCGCTGAATACCATGTCCGAATCGCAGATCAAGGCGCTGCTGGAAAGCCGACGCCTGCCGGACGACGCCCGCGTCATCATGAGTGGCAACCAGGCCGTGCCGTGGCGGCTGCTGCACCTGCTCGACGAAACCCTGCCCACTTACCGCCTGAGTGGCCTGAACGCCCCCCAGGGCCTTCCCCGGCGCGACGGCGTGACGTACGAAACGTCGTTCGTGGGGGCGGGCATGCGCGGCAGTGCCAGGCTGGTTTACATTCCGGCCCGCCTGAGCATGGTGCCCATCCTGTTCGGCACCACCCGCAAGCCCGAAGTGCTGCTGATTCACACGTCCACGCCCCGCAACGGCAAAGTCTCGCTGGGCGTCGAGGTGAACATCCTGCCCGCCGCCATCGAAGCGTGCCGCAAGGGTGGGGGCCTGATCATCGCGCAGATGAACAGGCAGATGCCCTACACCTTCGGGGACGGCGAGTACGACACAGACATCTTCGACGCCATACTGGAAGTAGATGAACCATTGCCTACCCCACCTGCCCGCACCGGCCAGGCCCCGGACGCGGCCCAGTCCGCCATGAAAATCGGGGAGCGCGTCTCCAGCCGCGTGCAGAACGGCGCGACCATGCAGCTGGGCATCGGTGAGGTGCCGGACGCCGTGCTGCAAGGCCTGACGGGCCTGAAGAACCTGGGGGTATGGAGCGAAATGTTCAGCGACGGCGTGCTGAGCCTGCTGCACGCCGGCGCCCTCGACCCGGACAGGAAAATCATCTCGTCGTTCGCGTTCGGCAGCGAGGAACTGTACCGCTGGATGGACGGCAACGACCAGATCAGGATGCTGCGCACCGAGACGACCAACGCCCCCACCGAGATCAGCAAACAGCCCGGCATGACCAGCGTGAACACCGCCCTGCAAGTCGACCTGTTCGCGCAGGCGAACGCCAGCCGCATCAACGCCCGCATCTTCAGCGGGTTCGGCGGTCAGACCGACTTCATCGTGGGCGCACTGCACGCGCCCGGCGGTCAGGCCATCATGGCCCTCAGAAGCTGGCACCCCAAGGCGCAGGTCAGCACCATCGTGCCCATCCTGCGCGAACCCACCACCAGCTTCCAGCCGACCGCCGTGATCACCGAGCAGGGCACCGCCGAAATTCTCGGGTACGACGAGAAACGCCAGGCCGCCATGCTGATCGAGCACGCCGCGCACCCCAACGCCCGCGAATTCCTGTGGTACGAAGCGCGGAAACTGGGCCTGACCTGA